The window CTAAGTTCGGCTCCTAACCTGGGCGGCGTGTATCGCCGTCTCGCCGTCCTGCCCCTGCTCGCCGTGCTGGCGCTGGCCGGATGCGCCTCCGCCTCCGCGCGCACCAGCGCGGAGGCCTGCCTCAATGTCATGAACTCGTGGCAGGAGTACGCGAGCTTCGCCGAAACCCCCGGTCGCGCGGATGGTGCGGTGGCCGAGGGGCGCGCGGCGGTGCGGGATGCGGTGAGCCGCGCCTCGACCGGCGCGCCGGAGTGGATGCTGGCGCAGATGAAGGAGGCCGACAAGGCCCTCGACGCGGTGACCGCCGCACCCTCGAGCCCCGACGGCAAGGCGGCTTTTCAGGCCGCATCCGACGCGTTCGAGACGATCCGGGACCAATGCAAGGCGGACCGGAACCTCTAGCGGCGATCCTGCCGCTCGTAGGACTAACCTGTGCCGGGTGAGCGATGCACTCGACGACGGACCCTTCTTCCACGGCACCAGGGTGCGTCTGTCGCCCGGTGATCTGCTGGTCGCGGGACACCGCTCGAACTATCGTCCCGAGGTCGTGATGAACCACATCTACTTCACGGCGCTGGTGGACGGCGCCGGCCTTGCGGCTGAGATCGCGGCGCGTGGCGACGGAGAGATCCCGCACGTCTACGAGGTGGAGCCGACCGGGCCGTTCGAGAACGATCCGAACGTGACGGACAAGAAGTTCCCCGGCAACCCGACGCGCTCCTACCGCAGTGCTGCACCGTTGCGGATCGTTCGGGAAGTGACCGACTGGACCCGCCTGACGCCTGAAGCGCTGCAGTCATGGCGGGAACGCATCGATGCGCTGAATGAGAACCCGGACGCCCAGATCATCAATTGACCGCGCCCGCGATCACAGCAGGACGGACAGGCGCTTCTTCTTGCGGTTCTCCGCGATGATCCACGCGACGTCGGCATCCGACGGGTCGAGCCCCTGGAAAGCGGCCAGACCTGGTGCGGGATCGGCGGCGATCGCCACGCTCCAGCCGTAACCCAGCGCCTGACGCAAGGTGCGCACATCCGCATCTCGGCGCTCGGTGAGGGGCCGTCGGGCCAGCAGTTCGGTGGCGCGCCCGCAGACCCCGACGGCGACGGCGGCGGATGCGGGGGAGCGCAGCAGGCGCGGCTCGCAGACCGCCGCCACCGCGGCGCGCTGCACGAGCGGGTCGTCCGACTCGGCCCACGCGGTCACGATCTCGGTCAGCCGTGAGGCGTCGCGATCGCCCAAGAGCTGCAGTCCCATCGCCACCCCTTCGCGCACGCGCCATCGATCATCGGATGCGGCGCGCAGAGCGGCGGCGGCGTACTCCGCCTCGTCGGCGCGAGCACTGTAGGCCGTCGCGACGCACATCGCGGTGAACTCGTCGTCGCGGGTGCCGAGCATGCGGAGAGCGGACTCATCAGCGACCACCCCGAACGCCGTGGCCAGAGCGGTGTTCGCGCGGGGGCCGGGCAGCCCGGAGCTCGCGTCGAGGAGCGTCGTCCACTCCTCGACGGGCAGCTGGCGCAACCGCGTCTGCCAGTCGGTCATACCGCTGACCGTATCCCCGCCTGACGCGACCGGGGGCGTCAGGCGCCGGGAGAATGCCCGGATTGGGCGTGCGTATCCATGCGCCGCAGCCAATCGCGGATCAGCGCGGTTGTGATCTGCGGCTGCTCCAGGTGCACGTTGTGCCCCGCGAGGTCCAGGACCGCGTAGGTGCCGCGCGGATAGTGGTCGCGAAAGCGCCAGCCGTCCTCATAACCCACCACGTCGTCCTGTCGTCCGAAAAGGTGCAGCGCCGGCAGGGTGAACGGCTCGGGGTGCGCCAGTTCGGGGACCGCGGGCAGCGTGTAGTCGGCCGCGATGCGGTCGATGACGGTCTGGTCGGAGCCGCGCAAGCCGGGAAGGACGTACTCGCTGAAGGCGTCGAACGACGCTGCATCCTGCACCACGCTCACTTCGGCGAAATCGCCGCGGGCATCACCCGCAGCGTCGAGCACGGCATCGTCCACACGGAGCACCTGCCGCGGCGGCACGACGCGCGCGTCATGGCGGGGCTCGAAGACACCGGCGAGCGTGGCCAGTCCCAGCACCCGTTCGCGCATCTCGTGCGCCACGTAGCGGGCGATCATCGCGCCGAAAGAGTTGCCGATGATCGCGAACGGGGCCTCTCCGAGCGTCGAGCGCACGTCGTCGATGACCGATGCGGCGACCTCGAGAGCACTCGCGGCATCGGACAGCGGTGCGCCCTCAGCCCATGGCAGGTCGAGGTAGATGCGTCGCCAGGGGCGGTCGGCGATCGCTTCTTCGAGGGGAAGCATGATGCGGTGATCGACGCCGAAGCCGTGGATGATGACGATCGGGCGGCCGGATCCGGAGGTGCGTGCGATCACCCATCGAGCGTATGCCGCGTCTGCGACATCGTGGCCGTTCGGTTCAAGACCTCGCGGCCGCGCACACCTAGCGTGGGACACATGGCACTGAGACTCGGATTCATCGGCATCGTCACGCAGGACATGGCCGCGTCGCTCGCGTTCTACCGCTCGCTGGGCGTCGACATCCCGGGAGGACAGGACGACGCCCCACATGTCGATGCGCGGCTGGATGACGGGGTCGCGCTCGCGTGGGACACGCTCGACACCATCCACAGCTTCGATCCGGCATACGAGCCCGCATCCGGGGGTCATCGGATCGCGCTCGCGTTCGATCAGGGGGCGCCGGATCGGGTGGATGCGGTGTTCGCCGAGCTTGTGGATGCGGGCTACGCGGGGCACGTCGCGCCGTGGGATGCGCCGTGGGGTCAGCGGTACGCGACCCTCCTCGACCCCGACGGCAACTCGATCGATCTCTACGCGGCGCTCGACGCGAACTGAGCGGGGCTCGCGCCGACGAGGCGGCGAAACTCCCGCGTGAGGTGCGATTGGTCGGCGTACCCCGCCGCCGCGGCGACGTCGGCGAGCGTGCGGTCGCTCCGCAGGAGTCGCTGCGCGCGGCGCGCCCGCTCGAGGCGCACGAGGGTCGCGTACCCGTACCCGAAGCGCTCGCCCATCCGGCGGCGGAACGTGCGCTCGGTCTCATTCATCTCCGCAGCGATACGCGCCGCGGAGACCGCGCGTCGCGCGCCGATCTGGACCGCTCGTGACCATGGGTTCTCGACGGTCGCGCGGCCGGCGATCTCGACGAGGCCGGCGGTGGGATGCGGGCCGTCGCCGAAGCGAACCATCCGCTCGCGGAGGGTACGCGCCGCATCCGCGGTCACGGTATCGGCAAGGGGAACGAGTCGGTCTGCCAGCAGGGGAAGGGCGGCGCGGAATAACCCGTGTGCCCGACCAGGCGACAGACGCAGCCCGAAAGACCCGCTCTCCGGGTCGGCGACGGCGGCGATCCACCGCGTCGAGGGGCCGGCGACGTACACCGCGTCGTCCAGCAGGATCAGATCGACGCATCCGTCGGCGGGTACCGCGCCGCCCGCCCCGCCGCTCGAGCGCCAGAGGGCAGACCCGTCGGGCAGCGCGAGTTCGGTGTACACGCTGCCATTGTGCCCGCTGCCTGCGGCAGGCGTGCGGTCAGTCTCCCGCCGCCCGCACCAGAACGTCGTTGCGTTGCCGGATGAGCCGCCGCAGATACGGCACCAGCACGAGTCGTTCGGCCAGCCGGCCGAACACCGGCGATGCGA is drawn from Microbacterium binotii and contains these coding sequences:
- the arr gene encoding NAD(+)--rifampin ADP-ribosyltransferase encodes the protein MSDALDDGPFFHGTRVRLSPGDLLVAGHRSNYRPEVVMNHIYFTALVDGAGLAAEIAARGDGEIPHVYEVEPTGPFENDPNVTDKKFPGNPTRSYRSAAPLRIVREVTDWTRLTPEALQSWRERIDALNENPDAQIIN
- a CDS encoding HEAT repeat domain-containing protein, yielding MTDWQTRLRQLPVEEWTTLLDASSGLPGPRANTALATAFGVVADESALRMLGTRDDEFTAMCVATAYSARADEAEYAAAALRAASDDRWRVREGVAMGLQLLGDRDASRLTEIVTAWAESDDPLVQRAAVAAVCEPRLLRSPASAAVAVGVCGRATELLARRPLTERRDADVRTLRQALGYGWSVAIAADPAPGLAAFQGLDPSDADVAWIIAENRKKKRLSVLL
- a CDS encoding alpha/beta fold hydrolase — encoded protein: MIARTSGSGRPIVIIHGFGVDHRIMLPLEEAIADRPWRRIYLDLPWAEGAPLSDAASALEVAASVIDDVRSTLGEAPFAIIGNSFGAMIARYVAHEMRERVLGLATLAGVFEPRHDARVVPPRQVLRVDDAVLDAAGDARGDFAEVSVVQDAASFDAFSEYVLPGLRGSDQTVIDRIAADYTLPAVPELAHPEPFTLPALHLFGRQDDVVGYEDGWRFRDHYPRGTYAVLDLAGHNVHLEQPQITTALIRDWLRRMDTHAQSGHSPGA
- a CDS encoding VOC family protein, with the translated sequence MALRLGFIGIVTQDMAASLAFYRSLGVDIPGGQDDAPHVDARLDDGVALAWDTLDTIHSFDPAYEPASGGHRIALAFDQGAPDRVDAVFAELVDAGYAGHVAPWDAPWGQRYATLLDPDGNSIDLYAALDAN
- a CDS encoding helix-turn-helix domain-containing protein, coding for MYTELALPDGSALWRSSGGAGGAVPADGCVDLILLDDAVYVAGPSTRWIAAVADPESGSFGLRLSPGRAHGLFRAALPLLADRLVPLADTVTADAARTLRERMVRFGDGPHPTAGLVEIAGRATVENPWSRAVQIGARRAVSAARIAAEMNETERTFRRRMGERFGYGYATLVRLERARRAQRLLRSDRTLADVAAAAGYADQSHLTREFRRLVGASPAQFASSAA